A window from Flavobacterium gyeonganense encodes these proteins:
- a CDS encoding FecR family protein — MEFKLIIKKIHNTLTPEEESVFDLWYNQSAANRAYFAKVQNNYQTDIKDINLDDAWKAIDKNISPEKNKNQFYKYAAAASIVLLLGTGIFYFTKPQQQIIKVAEKPKDIAPGGNRGILTLSNGKQIVLSDISAKDTIAHEGEKEEVTIKMDANGVITYTINPDADVSKADANSFNTLSTPTGGQYNIVLADGTKVYLNTVSSIKYPTRFNGKERIVELEGEAYFEVAKNKNKPFIVKSDTQTIEVLGTHFNVHAYHNEPSVKTTLLEGSVAVTSKDQKAVLKPGEQSNVTANVSRITIRKVDIEAAIAWKNGRFKFDNADLKTVMKQLERWYGIKVEYRGDVSDVRFNGGTFMNKNLSEVLKVLELSNIKFKVEGKTIVVYP, encoded by the coding sequence ATGGAATTTAAACTGATCATAAAGAAAATACATAATACTCTTACCCCCGAAGAAGAATCCGTTTTTGATTTATGGTACAATCAATCTGCAGCCAATAGAGCTTATTTTGCGAAAGTTCAAAATAACTATCAAACGGACATCAAGGATATAAATCTGGATGACGCATGGAAAGCTATTGACAAAAACATTAGTCCGGAAAAAAATAAAAATCAGTTTTATAAATATGCTGCTGCAGCATCGATAGTTTTATTGCTGGGTACAGGAATATTTTATTTTACAAAACCACAACAACAAATTATTAAGGTTGCTGAAAAACCAAAAGACATTGCCCCTGGAGGTAACAGAGGGATTTTAACCCTTTCGAACGGAAAACAAATTGTTCTGTCTGATATTTCTGCAAAAGATACTATTGCCCACGAAGGAGAAAAAGAAGAAGTTACAATCAAAATGGATGCTAACGGGGTTATTACTTATACCATAAATCCTGATGCTGATGTTTCAAAAGCTGATGCTAACTCTTTCAATACGCTTTCAACGCCTACTGGAGGGCAATACAATATTGTTTTGGCAGATGGAACGAAGGTTTATTTAAACACCGTTTCTTCTATTAAATACCCAACCCGTTTTAATGGCAAGGAAAGAATCGTAGAATTAGAAGGGGAGGCTTACTTTGAAGTAGCTAAAAATAAAAATAAACCCTTTATCGTAAAATCAGATACTCAGACTATAGAGGTTCTGGGAACTCATTTTAATGTTCATGCTTACCATAATGAACCATCTGTAAAAACAACATTACTGGAAGGAAGTGTAGCAGTTACTTCTAAAGATCAAAAAGCAGTCTTAAAGCCTGGAGAACAATCTAATGTAACTGCTAATGTTAGCAGGATTACCATTCGAAAAGTGGATATAGAAGCAGCTATTGCCTGGAAAAATGGTCGATTCAAATTTGATAATGCCGACCTGAAAACAGTAATGAAACAATTGGAACGCTGGTATGGAATTAAAGTTGAGTACCGTGGTGATGTATCAGACGTGAGGTTTAATGGTGGTACATTTATGAATAAAAATTTATCTGAAGTATTAAAAGTGCTTGAGCTTAGTAATATAAAATTTAAGGTCGAAGGAAAAACGATTGTTGTGTATCCATGA
- a CDS encoding RNA polymerase sigma factor: MEIDIVLKELQNQNKSVYKNVFNHFYKGLVIYANNFLFDQEASEDAVQEVFISLWENAKNIEIKTSLKAYLYAMVRNKCLNYLKLVKITDDLNVIDLNSMLVLEEDLDLISEEEKTILYHHILKIVETFPESMQQVFKLKFIENYKYEEIADEMGISVNTVKTQLKRAKVKISESLVIILALLSIYS; encoded by the coding sequence TTGGAAATAGATATTGTCTTAAAAGAACTTCAAAATCAAAATAAATCCGTTTACAAAAATGTATTTAACCATTTTTATAAAGGGCTGGTTATCTATGCCAACAATTTTTTATTCGATCAGGAAGCAAGTGAAGATGCTGTGCAGGAAGTATTTATTTCGTTATGGGAAAATGCAAAAAATATAGAAATAAAAACTTCTCTTAAAGCTTACCTGTATGCAATGGTACGCAACAAATGCTTGAATTATCTGAAGTTGGTAAAAATAACAGATGATTTAAATGTAATTGATTTAAATTCAATGCTGGTTTTAGAAGAAGATTTGGATTTGATTTCTGAAGAAGAGAAAACAATTCTTTACCATCATATTTTAAAGATTGTAGAAACTTTTCCGGAAAGCATGCAGCAGGTTTTCAAACTTAAATTTATTGAAAATTATAAATATGAAGAAATCGCCGATGAAATGGGTATTTCTGTAAACACTGTAAAAACGCAGCTTAAGAGAGCAAAGGTAAAAATAAGCGAATCATTGGTTATTATATTAGCTTTATTATCTATTTATTCGTAA
- the katG gene encoding catalase/peroxidase HPI: MENQSNDISKCPFHNGSIDKVAASGTKNSDWWPKQLKINILRQNSSLSDPMGNDFDYAEAFKTLDLEAVKKDLHELMTDSQDWWPADFGHYGGLFIRMAWHSAGTYRVHDGRGGAGAGQQRFAPLNSWPDNVSLDKARRLLWPIKQKYGRKISWADLMILTGNVALESMGFKTFGFAGGRADVWEPDESVYWGSETTWLGGDERYADGSDGIPKDHGVVSSDDNADGQVHTRNLEKPLAAVQMGLIYVNPEGPDGNPDPILAAKDIRDTFGRMAMDDEETVALIAGGHTFGKTHGAASSDHVDKEPEASGIELQGFGWQNSFGSGKGPDTITSGLEVTWTKTPTQWSNNFFENLFGFEWELSKSPAGAHQWVAKNAEPVIPDAFDSAKKHLPTMLTTDLSLRFDPAYEKISRKFLENPDAFADAFARAWFKLTHRDMGPRSRYLGSDVPQEELLWQDPIPEVNHTLIDENDITQLKEKILNSGLSISQLVATSWASASTFRGSDKRGGANGARIRLAPQKDWKVNNPAQLKQVLDKLESIQTEFNAAQGNDKKVSLADLIVLAGNAGVENAVKNAGYSVSISFAPGRMDASQEQTDVESFGYLEPKADGFRNYRSTKSTVSTEELLIDKANLLTLTAPELTVLLGGLRVLDINTDGSKNGVFTHRPGQLTNDFFVNLLDMNTKWQALSDDKELYAGNDRNTGQPKWIGTRADLVFGSNSELRAIAEVYASSDAQEKFINDFVAVWNKVMNLDRFDLIR, from the coding sequence ATGGAAAATCAATCAAATGACATTAGTAAGTGCCCTTTTCATAATGGCAGTATAGACAAAGTCGCGGCCTCAGGAACAAAAAACAGTGACTGGTGGCCGAAACAGTTAAAAATAAACATCCTGAGACAGAATTCCTCTTTATCAGATCCAATGGGAAATGATTTTGATTATGCAGAAGCTTTTAAAACTCTTGACCTTGAAGCTGTAAAAAAGGATTTGCATGAGCTTATGACGGATTCTCAGGACTGGTGGCCAGCAGATTTTGGTCATTATGGTGGTTTGTTTATTCGTATGGCATGGCACAGTGCCGGAACATATCGTGTTCATGATGGAAGAGGTGGAGCCGGTGCCGGACAACAGCGTTTCGCTCCCTTAAACAGTTGGCCTGACAATGTAAGTCTGGATAAAGCCAGAAGACTTTTATGGCCAATCAAGCAAAAATACGGGCGAAAAATATCGTGGGCAGATTTAATGATATTAACAGGAAACGTTGCCTTGGAATCTATGGGTTTTAAAACATTCGGTTTTGCCGGAGGAAGAGCAGACGTGTGGGAACCGGACGAATCAGTTTACTGGGGTTCTGAAACCACATGGCTCGGAGGAGATGAACGTTATGCTGATGGTTCAGATGGAATACCGAAAGATCATGGAGTAGTATCATCTGATGACAATGCAGATGGTCAAGTTCATACCAGAAATCTGGAAAAACCGCTTGCAGCAGTACAAATGGGACTTATATATGTAAATCCTGAAGGACCTGATGGCAACCCGGATCCTATTCTGGCTGCCAAAGATATACGGGATACTTTTGGCCGTATGGCAATGGATGATGAAGAAACAGTAGCGCTAATTGCTGGAGGACACACATTTGGTAAAACTCATGGGGCTGCTTCTTCAGATCACGTAGATAAAGAGCCGGAAGCATCAGGTATAGAGTTACAGGGCTTTGGCTGGCAAAATAGTTTTGGTTCAGGTAAAGGCCCTGACACCATCACAAGCGGATTGGAAGTAACGTGGACAAAAACGCCAACGCAATGGAGTAATAATTTCTTCGAAAATTTGTTTGGTTTTGAATGGGAACTTTCCAAAAGTCCTGCCGGCGCTCACCAGTGGGTAGCCAAAAATGCAGAACCTGTTATTCCAGACGCATTTGATAGTGCTAAAAAGCATTTACCGACGATGCTTACAACTGACTTATCATTACGATTTGATCCTGCTTACGAGAAGATTTCCCGCAAATTTCTTGAAAATCCGGATGCTTTTGCAGATGCTTTTGCACGTGCATGGTTTAAACTGACACATAGGGATATGGGACCACGTTCACGTTATCTGGGTTCTGATGTGCCTCAGGAAGAATTATTATGGCAGGATCCTATTCCTGAGGTTAATCATACGTTGATTGATGAAAATGACATTACTCAATTGAAAGAAAAAATACTGAATTCAGGCTTAAGTATTTCACAGTTAGTTGCTACTTCGTGGGCATCGGCATCCACTTTTAGAGGTTCGGATAAGCGCGGAGGAGCAAATGGAGCACGAATAAGGCTGGCTCCTCAAAAAGACTGGAAGGTAAATAATCCGGCGCAGCTTAAACAGGTTTTAGACAAACTTGAAAGTATTCAAACAGAATTTAATGCTGCACAAGGAAATGACAAAAAAGTTTCATTGGCAGATTTAATCGTTTTAGCGGGTAATGCAGGTGTAGAAAATGCTGTTAAGAATGCGGGATATTCCGTTAGTATTTCTTTTGCTCCGGGCAGAATGGATGCTTCCCAGGAACAGACAGATGTTGAATCTTTTGGTTATCTGGAGCCTAAAGCAGACGGATTCCGTAATTATAGAAGTACAAAATCGACAGTATCTACTGAGGAACTTCTTATAGATAAAGCAAATTTACTGACACTTACTGCACCTGAACTTACCGTACTTTTAGGTGGGTTACGTGTTCTGGATATAAACACTGACGGAAGTAAAAATGGTGTTTTCACCCATCGTCCGGGTCAGCTTACCAATGATTTCTTTGTGAATTTACTGGATATGAATACAAAATGGCAGGCTTTATCTGATGACAAGGAACTTTATGCCGGAAACGATCGCAATACGGGTCAGCCAAAATGGATTGGTACACGTGCAGATCTTGTTTTTGGATCTAATTCAGAATTAAGAGCTATTGCCGAGGTTTACGCAAGCAGTGATGCACAGGAAAAATTTATCAATGATTTTGTTGCTGTATGGAATAAAGTAATGAATCTGGATCGATTTGATTTAATTAGATAA
- a CDS encoding glycoside hydrolase family 130 protein: MSDIAHRFPENPILMPKDLKSSTPDLQIISLLNPGVFVFENKTWLLVRVAESIAQKEGVIFFPVINELGKVEIIKIPLNDPDLVATDARIVQYKGLDYLTTLSHLRILCSDDGIHFYEPEDYNSLFGSGKLEQFGIEDARVSKLENTYYITYTAVSANGVGVGLRTTTDWKNFELKGMIFPPHNKDCAIFEEKINGKFYALHRPSSPQIGGNFIWLAQSPDGVHWGNHQFLVGTRKGLWDSARVGAGAAPIKTDKGWLEIYHGANAEHQYCLGAFLMDLNDPSKVIARTLDPIMMPQENYELSGFFGYVVFTNGHVVEGDKLTMYYGAADEFVCGAHFSIAEILSCLVNES; this comes from the coding sequence ATGAGCGATATAGCACACCGATTTCCCGAAAATCCAATATTAATGCCTAAAGATCTTAAATCAAGCACACCTGATTTACAAATTATCAGTCTTTTAAATCCTGGTGTTTTTGTATTTGAAAACAAAACATGGCTTTTGGTACGGGTCGCCGAAAGTATTGCGCAAAAGGAAGGTGTTATTTTTTTTCCTGTGATTAATGAATTAGGGAAAGTAGAAATTATTAAAATCCCTTTGAATGATCCTGATCTTGTAGCTACGGATGCCCGCATTGTTCAATATAAAGGTCTGGATTATTTAACTACGCTTTCACATTTACGCATTCTGTGCAGTGATGATGGCATTCATTTTTATGAACCTGAAGATTATAATTCTTTATTTGGTTCAGGTAAGCTTGAACAATTTGGTATAGAAGATGCACGGGTCAGCAAGTTGGAAAACACTTACTATATTACCTACACTGCGGTTTCTGCCAATGGTGTTGGCGTTGGATTACGTACGACCACGGACTGGAAAAATTTTGAACTCAAAGGCATGATATTTCCTCCGCACAATAAAGATTGTGCCATTTTTGAAGAAAAAATAAATGGCAAGTTCTACGCTCTGCATCGCCCTTCAAGTCCGCAGATTGGAGGTAATTTTATTTGGTTAGCCCAATCTCCTGACGGTGTACATTGGGGAAACCATCAGTTTCTCGTTGGAACCAGAAAAGGACTTTGGGACAGCGCCAGAGTTGGTGCAGGTGCAGCCCCGATTAAAACAGATAAAGGCTGGCTCGAGATATATCACGGAGCAAATGCAGAACACCAATATTGCCTGGGGGCTTTTTTAATGGATTTAAATGATCCGTCAAAAGTAATTGCCCGCACTTTGGATCCAATTATGATGCCGCAGGAAAATTATGAACTAAGCGGTTTTTTTGGCTATGTGGTTTTTACTAATGGACATGTTGTAGAAGGAGACAAACTTACTATGTATTATGGAGCGGCTGATGAATTTGTCTGTGGGGCTCATTTTTCTATTGCTGAAATTTTATCTTGCCTGGTTAACGAATCCTGA